The Mus pahari chromosome 2, PAHARI_EIJ_v1.1, whole genome shotgun sequence genomic interval TGCTTCCCTGTTGTCTTCATTCATGTAAAAGAAACACTGTGTctttccagccagccagccacatacccccacacacacacatacagtcacacacacatcatttgcacacacatatatatacacacaccacacacatatagagtatatgtgtatacacattcacgcatgcacacaccctATACACACACCCTATACATACGCTTATagacacaggcatgcatataTACTTGCTGGTCATTACAAAGGTTTTCCCTTCTTTAACTCACTCATCTTTCACTTGAAAGCATTATGTGAGGCGTGAGTGAGATAGTTACAAGGCTAAAGAGACTTGCTGTCACCTTGacttcaatccctgggacccacatggtagaaggaggaaACTGACCCCagaacttgtcctctgacctatagTGCTGAGGCAAGTTAGcgaacacacacactaaataaataaatgtatcttttgaAAATTGAAAGTGTTATGTGCACTTTATGAATTCAGCGATAGAATGTATCAGGAATAATGTATCTTTTTATACCACAAACTTGATGGTACAGTAATTATTAAAATGGGAACTGGCTTAAAGGCCTACTAATAGAACGAAATAAACCTAACAGCAATATGAAAGACATCATGCAAAGGAACGAAGTGGGTCTCCAACTGCTAGTGTGAAAAGGTTCTCTTCCATTATCaagtaagaaaattgaaaatagattttgtaACACTACCCCTGTAACAAATGATTTGAAATGATAAACATCTGCACCCAGATAACATCTAAGAGATACAGTCAAGTGTACCATGGTTTTACCTGAAGAACTGAGGGCAATGAGGAGAGATGAGACAGAGGGCTTCCTCTGTACTTACTCTCATACtgcaaggcattttaaaatttatagttgttaagctgggcagtggtggggcacgcctttaatcccagcacttgggaggcagaggcaggcagatttctgagttcaaggccagcctggtctacaaagtgagttccaggacagcgagggctacacagagaaaccctgtcttgaaaaacaacaacaaaaaaattatagttgtttatatgcatgcatatgtgtctgtgtgggggtgcACAAGTGTGGGATTGCAGGTGCACCCATTCAAGAGTGTGGAGACCCAAAGTAgatgtctttctttgttctccacTTTCTATGCTAAGACAGGTTCTCTCAGTTGAACCCATAGCTCGATGATTGTGCTAGTCTAGCTAGCTGGCTTGCTTCAGACatcccctgtctcttcctcctggcAATGGGTGCTACGGATCTGAACTCCGGACTTCATGTGTGGCACATACTTTACCCACTGTAACCACTTTAGAAGCCACCGTAGGTACTGTGCTGGCCACTAAAGGCTGTTGACCTAAGTTCCGTCCCCAGAAGGAAGCCATgaagaggtggaagaagagaactgactccacggAGCTGTTCTCTGATTTTCACACTCACGCTGTGGCATGTCTGACCTCTCCCAGgcacacacattaacacaaaataatgataataaactacattaaaattatactttaaacAACTCTAAACATAAAATGTTAGAGTCAGCATTTGGGTATTCTTAGAGTAAGGAGCACCGAGACcaagcagttttttgtttttctttttgttttttgttgtttttgttttgttttgttttgttttgttttgttttgttttgtttgagacagggtttctctgtatagccctggctgccccggaactcactttgtagaccaggctagcctcaaacccagaaatccgcctgcctctgcctcccaagtgctggcatcaaaggtgtgtgccaccaaagcCCAGCCGAGACCAAGCAGTTTCTAAAGCCCACCCAATACTTGTTTGTATATGTCAGCCATACAGAGCTTGGTGGCTCaagcttgtaatcctagcaccctgGAGACTAATACAATTGGATTACCATGAACCCAGGGCCTGCTTGAACTACgttgtaagttccaggccagcctattTGAGATCTTGTCATCAAACATAAACAACGACAAAAGGCAAACCTCTTCTGAGGGGTTCAGTTCAGTAAACACGGGTTAGGATGAAACACACCAAGGACACACACCATCAACACTTGTTTGTGTAAACTGGACGTGGTGGCCAtacccagcactgtggaggttaTGGCAAACAGCTTGCCACTGGGCGGAACTCAGATGTGGGGTAGAGACTGCCTCCAACTAGAATGAAGCAGCAACGTGGGAGGTGCACCATGTATGGGGTTCTAAGTGGAAGACCCCACTAAGTGCAAGCCATGGACAAGCAAGAAGAAAGCACATCCCAGAGACTGGCAGCTTTCAGGACGGAAGTGGGCAAGAAGGAATGAAGTCTATGTGCGCCAGGGACAGAGAAGAGTAAATGCCTACACTCAAGAGTCAcccatgagacacacacacacacacacacaagcaacagaGAAAGTCAAAGGCCCAGATGTCAGGGCCCAGCATTTGCCAGGCAGAGAGCAGCAAGAGCTTGGAAACACAGAAATAAGTAAGCAACCAGGGAAGGGTCTGTCTATGAGGCAGTGGCTGCAGGCGGGCACGTGGCAAAGCCAGGGACAGTGACTTGGGTGGAGCCAGCACCTTCCCAAGGGCTAGTCCCCAACCAAGTCCCCAACCAAGTCAGGGAGGTGTTTTCCTCTAGCTGTGCAGGCCACGGGGTGATGCTGTCAGGATAAGAATGATGGTCAAAGTGTGTAGCATGTGGTGTGGAGGCTGTTGCCATGGTTCTAAGAAGGGATGAGACTGGGAGGTGAGTTTTGCTCCCTGGGTGGGAGGCTGGGGAAAGGTATTGTCAGCAGCTAAGAGTGCCACTCAAGGGTCCCACTGAACTGCTCCCTTGCAAGTTCCCTTGATGGGAGGTATGAGGCCCTTCTGGTTAatgtctgctctgctctgctggaaTCTCTACATTTTCTTTCCACTCAACCTCCAGACTAGaagcaaaaacacaaaaagacacTACTACTGCCAGCAAACGAGGTGGAAGGGCAGGAGGGTctagaattcaaggccagcttttgCCGTGAAGTGAGTCTGCAGCAAGCTTGGGGTACCTAAGACCCTGtctacaagaaaaagaaaagggagagtggACACTCCTCTCCCTTCATGTCCTGTCACTCTCATGTTGTTTTATTAAGATTTaatccttctccttcttctttcagCCACTCTGGCAGAAGAACAATTCCTAAGGtcccctttccaagtcttttctcttccccaaagCTCAGTTTTCAACTCTCCCCACCTGCCCTGCAAGGCTGCATTCTGAGTTCCCAGGCCCCTAAAAGGTGGTAACTTTGAAAAGGGGGTTAACACTCTTTGGTGGGGACTTTGGGTGACATCATATCCTCAAATAGGAAATCAGCTCTGTCTGCAGCCAGCTAAAGGAGCAGTTTCTTCACCCTCCACGCCTCCCCCACCGCACCCCCTCCGCCCTGTTCCTGGGCCCCTCCCCTGGAGCCCTAGCTTGACCTAAGGTGCTTGCTGGTGGGGAGCACACCATGGCCTCACTGTTGACCTGCTTTCTGTCCCTGAATCTGCTACTGCTGGGTGAGTTGATGATCCCGGGGAGGGCAGGGGCTGGAGCACATCAAGGGTTCGGGACTCCCGACTCAGCCTTCTAACCTGGCACCTGCAGATATCAGTTCTGGACAGTTCATAATCTCGCCAAAGAAAATGGACGCCGAACTGGGCCAGAAGGTGGAGCTGGTATGCGAAGTGGTGTGGTCCACTTCCCAAGGATGCTCTTGGCTCTTccagaactccagctccaaactCCCCCAGCCCATCTTTGTCGTCTATATAGCTTCATCCCACTCCAAGATAACGCTGAACGATGAGCTGGATCCGAAACTGTTTTCTGCCAAGAGGGACATGAACAAGTACATCCTCACCCTGAACAAGTTCAGCAAGGAAACTGAAGGCTACTATTTCTGCTCAGTCACTAGCAACTCGATGATGTACTTCAGCTCTCTCGTGCCGGTCTTTCAGAAAGGTTTGGAAACAGAGGTTCCCTTCTCCTGGGTTTTAGGGGTCACATCTGAACAAGTTTCACGCACAGACTCTCTCTTCTTAAATCTCTTGGGGTCTCTTGGAAGCGACTTCTACACTGTCCCCATTTTACCGACCAGAAAACTGAGGCTGAGGTGCTGGGTGGGATTGGAAGTGACTTTTAAACGCTCTGGATCTGGGTTGGAGTCTGGATGAATGTGGGATCCTGCCCCTGTTGGCTCCAGGATAGAATTTTGGTATTGACTCCAGCTTTGGGTTGGTGGAGGGCCTCAGTCGCTTAGCTGCTGGATCTGATCTAGGCACATTGGCCCCAAATCACACTTGGCTCCGCGTGTACGAGCAGGGGTTCCTTCTTCCTCTAGTTAAAAGCCAGGAAAAGGCTCCTTGGGTAAAGGCTAAGCGGAAAGGGACTGGTGCATCCACAATTCCAGCCTGACCCGCAGGCACCCTGTTGCTTTTGCAGTGAAGTCTACTACCACCAAACCAGTGCTGCGAACTACCACACCAGTGCCCCCTACCGGGACATCTCGGCCCCCGAGACCAGAAACTTGCCGGCCCGGGGCGGGTGGCTCAGGTTAGGTGGTCTCATGGTCCGCGATTGGGGTGGGCAGATAgcctggggaggtgggaggggttaCTTGCCGTGGAAAATCCTGATCTTGGAGGGAGACCTGGACCGGAAGACGTGGGGGCTGTCCCAGCGGGTTTCTAAATTCCATTCATTCGGATCTTGTCAGTGGAGGCGACGGGATTGGATTTCGCCTGTGATATTTACATCTGGGCACCCTTGGCCGGATTCTGCGGGGTCCTTCTGCTGTCCTTGATCACCACTCTCATCTGCTACCACAGTAAGTCCTGGGGAGTCCCCGCCTGGAGGAGACTGCTCTGTGCTCAGGGAGGAGTCTGTACTTTGTGCCCGCTCCAGACAGCCCTTCAGGGAGATTAAGTTTAGGTTGGGGAAagttggcggggggggggggacgggggggTTCCAGCTGACCGATAGGACCAGTGCAGTGGGTTCTTTCTTGAAGGCAGGAGACAGGTAGGCCACCCCGCTGTTCTTTCCACcctctgggaacttttcagaacAGAATCATATTCCGGGATCCCCAAGAGCAGTTAAATCAGCAGTTAGCACAGCCAGGCTAATTTAAGCACACTAACGAGGGGGCCTATGTAACCCTGAGCCCCGGGCCCAAGAAGACTGAGTCACAACCATGACTGGCTTGAGATTTGCCCTTGATCCCACCTCACAAACCATTCATTCCTCTGAGTCTATACAGGTGATTACACCAGCCAGGTCAGCAGATTCCCAGAGCCACTCACATCTGCATTTACAACACCTCTTCCTCCCCGAGAAAGGGTTTCATTCCATGTTGTCTAGGCTAGTCTTCAACTAGTTAGGTAGCCTAGGATAACCCAAACTTCTGACTGATATTTCTGCCTCCCTCCGTTtgggagtgctgggactataggcactGGCCaccaaaccaaatttaaaatgttttcttttattatgtatttatgcatttatttatttggtttttttaaagacagggtttctctgtgtagccctggctgtcta includes:
- the Cd8a gene encoding T-cell surface glycoprotein CD8 alpha chain; the protein is MASLLTCFLSLNLLLLGELMIPGRAGAGAHQGSGQFIISPKKMDAELGQKVELVCEVVWSTSQGCSWLFQNSSSKLPQPIFVVYIASSHSKITLNDELDPKLFSAKRDMNKYILTLNKFSKETEGYYFCSVTSNSMMYFSSLVPVFQKVKSTTTKPVLRTTTPVPPTGTSRPPRPETCRPGAGGSVEATGLDFACDIYIWAPLAGFCGVLLLSLITTLICYHRIRKRVCKCPRPLVRQEGKPRPSEKLV